Proteins found in one Oryza glaberrima chromosome 4, OglaRS2, whole genome shotgun sequence genomic segment:
- the LOC127772340 gene encoding BTB/POZ and MATH domain-containing protein 2-like codes for MLTSSAARTSSRSVWEGITGTHDFEVVGYSLMDGFGAGRHVCSGDFSVAGHDWYVAFYPDGLDQDSAGYASACLAYRGKERLVRAKYSLSLVARDGRASPLAGDTLRSHYFTPTSRSADVLKFVEKSKLSSSPSSSSYSCLDDDTLTIRCVVTGPRVESVAPAKERGPRVTVPPPSLHEHLARMLRDGRGSDVAFRVGGRVLRAHRCVLAARSPVFDAELLGPMMETTAPCIEIHGVEPAAFEALLRFVYTDSWPLAGVDVAATVRLLSAADRYGLERLRLMCEEKLHEGIDVDNAADVLAMAELHHCSQLRDACVAFIASPSTLGPVLASSGFEDLIMATGASVTKEILYKVSESWSGPGNRNNSSKRK; via the coding sequence ATGTTGACTTCATCGGCTGCCCGTACGTCCTCACGGAGCGTGTGGGAGGGCATCACCGGGACGCACGACTTCGAGGTGGTCGGCTACTCGTTGATGGACGGCTTCGGCGCCGGAAGGCACGTCTGCTCCGGCGACTTCAGCGTCGCCGGCCATGACTGGTATGTCGCGTTCTACCCCGATGGCCTCGACCAGGATTCCGCCGGCTACGCGTCGGCCTGCCTCGCCTACCGCGGCAAGGAGAGGCTCGTGAGAGCCAAGTACAGCCTGAGCTTGGTGGCCAGGGACGGCAGGgcgtcgccgctcgccggcgacacgCTGCGGTCGCACTACTTCACGCCGACGAGCCGCAGCGCCGACGTCCTCAAGTTCGTCGAGAAATCCaagctgtcgtcgtcgccgtcgtcgtcgtcgtactcGTGCCTCGACGACGACACCCTGACCATACGGTGCGTGGTCACCGGCCCGCGCGTGGAGAGCGTTGCGCCGGCCAAGGAGAGGGGCCCCCGCGTCacggtgccgccgccgagcctcCACGAGCACCTGGCGCGGATGCTGCGCGACGGGCGGGGCTCGGACGTGGCGTTCCGCGTGGGCGGCAGGGTGCTCCGCGCGCACCGGTGCGTGCTCGCCGCGCGGTCGCCGGTGTTCGACGCGGAGCTCCTGGGCCCGATGATGGAGACCACCGCGCCGTGCATCGAGATCCACGGCGTCGAGCCCGCCGCCTTCGAGGCGCTCCTCCGCTTCGTCTACACGGACAGCtggccgctcgccggcgtcgacgtcgcGGCGACGGTGCGCCTGCTCTCCGCGGCGGACAGGTACGGGCTGGAGAGGCTGCGGCTGATGTGCGAGGAGAAGCTGCACGAGGGCATCGACGTGGACAACGCCGCCGACGTCCTCGCCATGGCGGAGCTCCACCATTGCTCGCAGCTCAGAGACGCCTGCGTCGCGTTCATTGCCTCGCCGAGCACGCTGGGTCCCGTCCTGGCGTCGAGCGGCTTCGAGGATCTCATCATGGCGACCGGCGCTTCGGTGACCAAGGAGATTTTGTACAAGGTGTCCGAATCGTGGAGCGGTCCTGGTAACAGAAATAATTCAAGCAAAAGAAAGTGA
- the LOC127772303 gene encoding uncharacterized protein LOC127772303 isoform X1: MTSEENKAVAHNEPLPMEQTLSSGAKRKRGRPRKYEYGMHELPYSVQHIQSVPPLHSTQDSSNIRQDGIQINHTSGGSFGPNIGTIQALPTKQGPANRSSGPRDSVNLVKTSLSQASIYTSAPLQGNSVKDDIVGKYFVGKMSKKFPGFSLITVKVKDNQVLKGWIPDENNLRPITPKDDLAPDLPMLRPSQVRKRPSTVYRQAAGPIPVPLEDVTFAKPLQMRRPAEKSFTKHTVPSVPRPHMGSGVVAAVPISVSPSNAESRIFSEQGTEHMNPQLLSAVVPIKSGQPVLASCKEVAGGKTVNEIQTVSESSKHTEESSGERHLLNVPVMDAIKESLGPKEQPNATNSKQQTFMEPPESTEQAVQLDTERDISKGADGSKSEASGGTAPPVEASTAVHNPQDDSHEMKVDNK, translated from the exons ATGACATCTGAAGAGAATAAAGCTGTTGCACATAATGAACCACTACCCATGGAGCAGACATTAAGCTCTGGTGCTAAGCGTAAGCGTGGTCGTCCACGGAAGTATGAGTACGGCATGCATGAATTACCATATAGTGTGCAGCACATTCAGAGCGTCCCACCTCTTCACAGCACACAAGATAGCTCAAACATCCGACAGGATGGGATACAGATCAACCATACATCAGGTGGTAGCTTTGGCCCTAATATAGGCACAATTCAGGCTTTGCCTACAAAACAAGGCCCAGCTAATAGATCCAGTGGACCTAGAGATTCTGTCAATCTGGTTAAGACTTCTCTCAGCCAAGCCTCCATTTATACTAGTGCTCCTTTGCAAGGTAATTCAGTCAAAGATGATATTGTTGGCAAGTATTTTGTTGGTAAGATGTCGAAGAAATTTCCTGGGTTTTCTCTGATTACGGTGAAAGTGAAGGACAATCAGGTTCTCAAAGGTTGGATTCCAGATGAAAATAACCTCCGCCCAATAACACCAAAAGATGATCTTGCCCCAGATCTCCCTATGCTTCGACCAAGTCAAGTTCGAAAGAGGCCATCTACTGTTTACAGACAAGCTGCTGGTCCTATTCCAGTCCCCTTGGAGGATGTTACATTTGCAAAGCCTCTACAGATGAGGAGGCCTGCAGAGAAATCCTTCACTAAGCACACGGTCCCTTCCGTTCCAAGACCTCACATGGGTTCTGGGGTTGTTGCAGCAGTACCTATCTCAGTTTCACCCAGTAATGCTGAATCAAGGATTTTCTCCGAGCAGGGTACTGAACATATGAATCCACAACTGTTATCTGCTGTGGTACCTATTAAATCAGGTCAACCTGTATTGGCATCATGCAAGGAAGTCGCTGGAGGGAAAACTGTCAATGAGATTCAAACAGTCTCTGAATCTTCAAAGCACACTGAAGAGTCATCAG GGGAAAGGCATCTGCTTAATGTTCCAGTAATGGATGCTATAAAGGAATCTTTGG GTCCCAAAGAGCAGCCTAATGCTACAAATAGCAAGCAACAAACTTTTATGGAACCACCGG AAAGCACAGAACAAGCTGTGCAGCTGGACACAGAGAGAGACATTTCCAAAGGAGCTGATGGCTCAAAGTCAGAAGCCTCAGGAG GAACTGCACCTCCGGTAGAGGCTTCAACCGCAGTACATAATCCCCAAG ATGACAGTCATGAAATGAAGGTTGACAACAAATGA
- the LOC127769371 gene encoding uncharacterized protein LOC127769371 has translation MTSEENKAVTPNEPIEASSSGSKRKRGRPRKSEYGMHEKPYSVQPIQSVPPLHSTEDSSNIQQDGIQINHKSGGSVGPSANLVKTSLSQASTYTSASLQSNSVKDGIVGKYFVGKMSNKVPGFSLIKVKVKDNLVLKGWIPDESDLRPITPKDDLAPDLPMLRPSQVRKRPSTIYKQAAGPIPVPLEDVTFAKPLQMRKPVEKSVAK, from the coding sequence ATGACATCTGAAGAGAATAAAGCTGTTACACCTAATGAACCCATAGAGGCATCAAGCTCTGGTTCTAAGCGTAAGCGTGGTCGTCCACGGAAGTCTGAGTATGGCATGCATGAAAAACCATATAGTGTACAGCCCATTCAGAGCGTCCCACCTCTTCACAGCACAGAAGATAGCTCAAATATCCAACAGGATGGGATACAGATCAATCATAAATCAGGTGGTAGTGTTGGTCCGTCTGCCAATCTGGTTAAGACTTCTCTCAGCCAAGCCTCCACTTATACTAGTGCTTCCTTGCAAAGTAATTCAGTCAAAGATGGTATTGTTGGCAAGTATTTTGTTGGTAAGATGTCCAACAAAGTTCCTGGGTTTTCTCTCATTAAGGTGAAAGTGAAGGACAATCTGGTCCTCAAAGGTTGGATTCCAGATGAAAGTGACCTCCGCCCAATAACACCAAAGGATGACCTCGCCCCAGATCTTCCCATGCTTCGGCCAAGTCAAGTTCGAAAGAGGCCATCTACTATTTACAAGCAAGCTGCTGGTCCAATTCCAGTCCCCTTGGAGGATGTTACATTTGCAAAGCCTCTACAGATGAGGAAGCCTGTTGAGAAATCTGTCGCTAAGTGA
- the LOC127772303 gene encoding uncharacterized protein LOC127772303 isoform X2: protein MTSEENKAVAHNEPLPMEQTLSSGAKRKRGRPRKYEYGMHELPYSVQHIQSVPPLHSTQDSSNIRQDGIQINHTSGGSFGPNIGTIQALPTKQGPANRSSGPRDSVNLVKTSLSQASIYTSAPLQGNSVKDDIVGKYFVGKMSKKFPGFSLITVKVKDNQVLKGWIPDENNLRPITPKDDLAPDLPMLRPSQVRKRPSTVYRQAAGPIPVPLEDVTFAKPLQMRRPAEKSFTKHTVPSVPRPHMGSGVVAAVPISVSPSNAESRIFSEQGTEHMNPQLLSAVVPIKSGQPVLASCKEVAGGKTVNEIQTVSESSKHTEESSGERHLLNVPVMDAIKESLGPKEQPNATNSKQQTFMEPPEQAVQLDTERDISKGADGSKSEASGGTAPPVEASTAVHNPQDDSHEMKVDNK from the exons ATGACATCTGAAGAGAATAAAGCTGTTGCACATAATGAACCACTACCCATGGAGCAGACATTAAGCTCTGGTGCTAAGCGTAAGCGTGGTCGTCCACGGAAGTATGAGTACGGCATGCATGAATTACCATATAGTGTGCAGCACATTCAGAGCGTCCCACCTCTTCACAGCACACAAGATAGCTCAAACATCCGACAGGATGGGATACAGATCAACCATACATCAGGTGGTAGCTTTGGCCCTAATATAGGCACAATTCAGGCTTTGCCTACAAAACAAGGCCCAGCTAATAGATCCAGTGGACCTAGAGATTCTGTCAATCTGGTTAAGACTTCTCTCAGCCAAGCCTCCATTTATACTAGTGCTCCTTTGCAAGGTAATTCAGTCAAAGATGATATTGTTGGCAAGTATTTTGTTGGTAAGATGTCGAAGAAATTTCCTGGGTTTTCTCTGATTACGGTGAAAGTGAAGGACAATCAGGTTCTCAAAGGTTGGATTCCAGATGAAAATAACCTCCGCCCAATAACACCAAAAGATGATCTTGCCCCAGATCTCCCTATGCTTCGACCAAGTCAAGTTCGAAAGAGGCCATCTACTGTTTACAGACAAGCTGCTGGTCCTATTCCAGTCCCCTTGGAGGATGTTACATTTGCAAAGCCTCTACAGATGAGGAGGCCTGCAGAGAAATCCTTCACTAAGCACACGGTCCCTTCCGTTCCAAGACCTCACATGGGTTCTGGGGTTGTTGCAGCAGTACCTATCTCAGTTTCACCCAGTAATGCTGAATCAAGGATTTTCTCCGAGCAGGGTACTGAACATATGAATCCACAACTGTTATCTGCTGTGGTACCTATTAAATCAGGTCAACCTGTATTGGCATCATGCAAGGAAGTCGCTGGAGGGAAAACTGTCAATGAGATTCAAACAGTCTCTGAATCTTCAAAGCACACTGAAGAGTCATCAG GGGAAAGGCATCTGCTTAATGTTCCAGTAATGGATGCTATAAAGGAATCTTTGG GTCCCAAAGAGCAGCCTAATGCTACAAATAGCAAGCAACAAACTTTTATGGAACCACCGG AACAAGCTGTGCAGCTGGACACAGAGAGAGACATTTCCAAAGGAGCTGATGGCTCAAAGTCAGAAGCCTCAGGAG GAACTGCACCTCCGGTAGAGGCTTCAACCGCAGTACATAATCCCCAAG ATGACAGTCATGAAATGAAGGTTGACAACAAATGA
- the LOC127770287 gene encoding RNA-binding protein L → MMQQPPSQPQPGMGGPPPPPQGAAGQPPQWGAIPPPMPPHQYGAPPPQQPPAMWGQPPPQAHYGQVPPPQPYYAAPPPQAMPAPAAADEVKTLWIGDLQPWMDESYIYNCFAATGEVQSVKLIRDKQSGQLQGYGFVEFTSRAAADRILQTYNGQMMPNVEMVFRLNWASAGEKRDDTPDYTIFVGDLAADVTDYLLQETFRVHYPSVKGAKVVTDKMTMRSKGYGFVKFGDPTEQARAMTEMNGMLCSSRPMRIGPAANKKTTGVQERVPNAQGAQSENDPNNTTIFVGGLDPNVTEDVLKQVFAPYGEVVHVKIPVGKRCGFVQYVNRPSAEQALAVLQGTLIGGQNVRLSWGRSLSNKQPQHDSNQWGAGAGAGGYYGGYGQGYEAYGGYAQPQDPNMYGYGAYAGYPNYQQQQVAQQQPPQQ, encoded by the exons ATGATGCAgcagccgccgtcgcagccgcagcCCGGCATGGGcggcccgcctccgccgccgcagggcGCGGCGGGGCAGCCGCCGCAGTGGGGCGCGAtcccgccgccgatgccgccgcaccagtacggcgcgccgccgccccagcaGCCGCCGGCGATGTGGGGCCAGCCCCCGCCGCAGGCGCACTACGGGCAGGTGCCCCCGCCCCAGCCGTACtacgccgcgccaccgccgcaggcGATGCCCGCCCCCGCGGCCGCGGACGAGGTGAAGACGCTCTGGATCGGCGACCTGCAGCCCTGGATGGACGAGAGCTACATCTACAACTGCTTCGCGGCCACCGGGGAG GTTCAATCTGTGAAGCTTATCCGGGACAAACAAAGTGGACAGCTTCAGGGTTATGGCTTTGTTGAGTTTACAAGTCGTGCAGCTGCTGATCGAATTCTTCAGACTTATAATGGACAGATGATGCCGAATGTTGAGATGGTCTTCCGATTGAATTGGGCCAGTGCTGGCGAGAAGCGTGATGATACCCCTGACTACACCATTTTTGTCGGGGATTTGGCTGCAGATGTTACAGACTACCTACTGCAAGAGACATTCAGGGTCCATTACCCTTCGGTTAAGGGTGCAAAAGTTGTAACTGACAAAATGACAATGCGTTCAAAGGGTTATGGGTTTGTGAAATTTGGTGATCCTACAGAGCAAGCTCGTGCAATGACTGAAATGAATGGAATGCTTTGCTCTTCCAGACCGATGCGTATTGGTCCAGCGGCAAATAAGAAAACAACAGGGGTTCAGGAGAGAG TACCAAATGCTCAAGGAGCTCAGTCTGAGAATGATCCTAACAATACCACC ATATTCGTTGGTGGTCTTGACCCCAACGTCACTGAAGATGTCTTGAAACAAGTTTTCGCTCCTTATGGAGAAGTTGTCCATGTTAAGATTCCTGTTGGGAAAAGATGTGGTTTTGTTCAATATGTTAACAG GCCTTCTGCTGAGCAAGCACTGGCAGTGCTACAAGGGACCTTGATTGGTGGGCAGAATGTTAGACTTTCGTGGGGTCGAAGCCTTTCAAACAAACAG CCTCAGCACGACTCGAATCAGTggggtgctggtgctggtgctggtggtTACTATGGTGGCTATGGACAAGGTTATGAGGCTTATGGTGGGTATGCACAACCTCAGGATCCTAACATGTATGGTTATGGAGCCTATGCTGGTTATCCCAATTACCAACAGCAACAAGTAgcacagcagcagccgccgcagcag tGA
- the LOC127769508 gene encoding BTB/POZ and MATH domain-containing protein 2-like produces MDIGPHSIQLIAPPSLYHAASAAAMGDHRDPAFPAAAGGCRLPKTSSVSVTESVTAVHDFKVTSYSLIEGLGIGRYVSSSTFTVGGVDWAVRFYPDGSTVTCLGNASAFLYYCGREKEVRTRFTLNLLGKDGKLSQVTNSYMKHTFSPASDNWGFIKFAEKSKLQSSPFLHNDCLTIRCLLTVVRDSHTKDVEVNSVVVPPSNLHTDFENMLQDGEGSDVTFTVGGQEFRAHRCVLAFRSPVFKAELFGPMKENGTQCIKIDDMEPEVFEALLHFIYTDRLPDSCRDGKAAAMQHLLVAADRYGVDRLRLICERRLSETIDVETVATTLVLAEQHHCSQLRQACIGFVASPNMLGPVIESDGFKHLVESCPLIMKEILSKVSHIWIDKSC; encoded by the coding sequence ATGGATATCGGGCCGCATAGCATCCAGCTGATCGCGCCGCCGTCCCTCTAtcacgccgcctccgctgccgccatggGTGATCACCGCGACCCGGCtttccccgcggcggcgggcggctgccGGCTGCCCAAGACGTCGTCGGTGAGCGTCACGGAGTCCGTCACCGCGGTGCACGATTTCAAGGTGACGAGTTACTCGCTGATCGAGGGGCTGGGCATCGGCAGGTACGTCAGCTCATCCACCTTcaccgtcggcggcgtcgaCTGGGCCGTCAGGTTCTACCCCGACGGCTCCACCGTCACCTGCCTCGGGAACGCGTCGGCGTTCCTCTACTACTGCGGCAGGGAGAAGGAGGTCAGGACCAGGTTCACCCTGAATCTGCTCGGCAAGGACGGCAAATTGTCGCAGGTGACCAATTCCTACATGAAGCACACCTTCTCCCCGGCGAGTGACAATTGGGGATTCATCAAATTCGCCGAGAAATCGAAGCTGCAGAGCTCGCCGTTCCTCCACAACGACTGCCTGACCATCAGGTGCTTGCTGACCGTCGTCAGGGATTCCCACACCAAGGATGTTGAGGTCAATTCTGTTGTTGTCCCACCGTCCAACCTGCATACCGATTTTGAGAACATGCTCCAGGATGGTGAAGGTTCAGATGTGACATTCACCGTGGGTGGCCAAGAGTTCCGTGCTCATAGATGTGTTCTTGCCTTCCGGTCCCCGGTGTTCAAGGCCGAGCTTTTCGGTCCGATGAAAGAAAATGGCACGCAATGTATCAAGATCGACGACATGGAGCCTGAGGTTTTTGAGGCTCTTCTTCACTTCATTTACACAGATAGGCTGCCAGATAGCTGCAGAGATGGCAAGGCTGCAGCAATGCAGCACTTGCTAGTTGCCGCGGATCGGTACGGAGTGGACAGGCTGAGGCTGATTTGTGAGAGGCGGCTCAGCGAAACCATTGATGTGGAAACAGTGGCAACCACTCTTGTTTTAGCAGAACAACATCACTGCTCGCAGCTGAGACAGGCTTGCATTGGGTTTGTGGCATCTCCAAACATGCTTGGGCCAGTCATAGAAAGCGATGGATTTAAGCATCTGGTAGAAAGCTGCCCGTTGATTATGAAGGAGATCTTGAGTAAGGTTTCACATATTTGGATTGACAAGTCTTGCTGA
- the LOC127770286 gene encoding uncharacterized protein LOC127770286 isoform X2, producing the protein MARPKRTKPPPPSRKAEAEAAAAAQRPSSSSSSPSPSLPEALLLATVCMVGLPVEVQVRDGSAYAGVLHTASVEGGYGVVLKKARKIANGNDNANIPLGAFVDSLVIHPDDLVQVIAKDFSLHAKDVCRTPVCDTVAASAYVKPQTSHVNVFPLKEVKKCSTPGEETNISIGRSSPGPRLSCNEIMSSAVVGSKDGNTKSAVLTTPTMSSDVKISPPATVAKTATPSKTIAKESKLNPCARVFSPSFASSRPVLAAAPSVNPIYISNSVAGVPTGLPVFETNSVPGGSSLSSKAVHYNNLAAANYAISPQYTQSTMGHNVSRLDPARIGTPYHPMQVGPAYISPSPQPVTGGKFNHVVYVHPFSQDVMHGAPVMPQGWSLPAPLNSHQASLQKFQGTAPVYVAPPIMATGNLPLVVPSPAPLVQPFQAVRPIMVPAASSMVPGKYM; encoded by the exons atGGCCCGCCCCAAGAggacgaagccgccgccgccgtcgcgcaaggcggaggcggaggcggcggcggcggcgcagcggccgtcgtcttcgtcgtcgtcgccgtcgccgtccctccCCGAGGCGCTGCTGCTCGCGACGGTGTGCATGGTCGGCCTCCCCGTGGAGGTGCAGGTCCGCGACGGATCCGCGTACGCGGGCGTCCTCCACACCGCCTCCGTCGAAGGCGGATACG GTGTTGTGCTAAAGAAAGCGCGAAAGATCGCTAACGGGAATGATAATGCCAATATTCCTCTGGGAGCTTTTGTAGATAGTCTTGTTATTCACCCAGATGATCTCGTTCAAGTCATTGCAAAG GATTTTTCACTCCATGCAAAAGATGTGTGCAGAACTCCTGTTTGTGATACCGTCGCAGCCAGTGCATATGTGAAGCCTCAAACTTCACATGTGAATGTGTTTCCACTAAA AGAGGTTAAGAAGTGCAGCACGCCAGGTGAGGAGACTAATATCTCCATTGGGAGAAGTTCTCCTG GGCCACGCCTCTCCTGTAACGAGATAATGAGTTCTGCGGTTGTTGGATCAAAAGATGGAAATACTAAGAGTGCAGTTTTGACTACACCCACAATGTCTTCAGATGTGAAAATCTCTCCTCCAGCCACAGTTGCTAAAACTGCCACGCCGAGCAAAACCATTGCTAAG GAATCCAAACTCAACCCTTGTGCTAGGGTCTTCTCTCCTTCGTTTGCAAGTTCCAGACCAGTACTTGCAGCTGCACCCTCTGTTAACCCAATCTACATCTCAAACTCTGTAGCTGGAGTTCCAACCGGGTTACCTGTATTTGAAACTAACTCAGTGCCAGGCGGTTCATCCCTGTCCAGCAAGGCTGTTCATTATAATAACCTGGCTGCTGCAAACTATGCTATTTCACCTCAATATACTCAGTCA ACCATGGGGCATAATGTGAGCAGGCTGGATCCTGCTAGAATTGGCACACCTTATCATCCCATGCAAGTTGGACCTGCTTACATTAGCCCTAGTCCTCAGCCT GTTACTGGTGGGAAATTTAATCATGTTGTTTATGTACACCCATTTTCTCAG GATGTAATGCATGGAGCACCTGTTATGCCCCAAGGATGGTCTCTTCCTGCACCATTGAACTCACATCAAGCTAGCCTCCAGAAGTTCCAAG GCACAGCCCCTGTATATGTAGCCCCACCTATCATGGCAACTGGGAACCTGCCATTGGTGGTACCAAGCCCTGCACCGCTTGTGCAGCCATTCCAGGCCGTTCGTCCCATCATGGTACCTGCTGCAAGCAGCATGGTTCCAGGCAAATACATGTAA
- the LOC127770286 gene encoding uncharacterized protein LOC127770286 isoform X1, with protein MARPKRTKPPPPSRKAEAEAAAAAQRPSSSSSSPSPSLPEALLLATVCMVGLPVEVQVRDGSAYAGVLHTASVEGGYGVVLKKARKIANGNDNANIPLGAFVDSLVIHPDDLVQVIAKDFSLHAKDVCRTPVCDTVAASAYVKPQTSHVNVFPLKEVKKCSTPGEETNISIGRSSPASPTGYVGPRLSCNEIMSSAVVGSKDGNTKSAVLTTPTMSSDVKISPPATVAKTATPSKTIAKESKLNPCARVFSPSFASSRPVLAAAPSVNPIYISNSVAGVPTGLPVFETNSVPGGSSLSSKAVHYNNLAAANYAISPQYTQSTMGHNVSRLDPARIGTPYHPMQVGPAYISPSPQPVTGGKFNHVVYVHPFSQDVMHGAPVMPQGWSLPAPLNSHQASLQKFQGTAPVYVAPPIMATGNLPLVVPSPAPLVQPFQAVRPIMVPAASSMVPGKYM; from the exons atGGCCCGCCCCAAGAggacgaagccgccgccgccgtcgcgcaaggcggaggcggaggcggcggcggcggcgcagcggccgtcgtcttcgtcgtcgtcgccgtcgccgtccctccCCGAGGCGCTGCTGCTCGCGACGGTGTGCATGGTCGGCCTCCCCGTGGAGGTGCAGGTCCGCGACGGATCCGCGTACGCGGGCGTCCTCCACACCGCCTCCGTCGAAGGCGGATACG GTGTTGTGCTAAAGAAAGCGCGAAAGATCGCTAACGGGAATGATAATGCCAATATTCCTCTGGGAGCTTTTGTAGATAGTCTTGTTATTCACCCAGATGATCTCGTTCAAGTCATTGCAAAG GATTTTTCACTCCATGCAAAAGATGTGTGCAGAACTCCTGTTTGTGATACCGTCGCAGCCAGTGCATATGTGAAGCCTCAAACTTCACATGTGAATGTGTTTCCACTAAA AGAGGTTAAGAAGTGCAGCACGCCAGGTGAGGAGACTAATATCTCCATTGGGAGAAGTTCTCCTG CCTCTCCAACTGGATATGTAGGGCCACGCCTCTCCTGTAACGAGATAATGAGTTCTGCGGTTGTTGGATCAAAAGATGGAAATACTAAGAGTGCAGTTTTGACTACACCCACAATGTCTTCAGATGTGAAAATCTCTCCTCCAGCCACAGTTGCTAAAACTGCCACGCCGAGCAAAACCATTGCTAAG GAATCCAAACTCAACCCTTGTGCTAGGGTCTTCTCTCCTTCGTTTGCAAGTTCCAGACCAGTACTTGCAGCTGCACCCTCTGTTAACCCAATCTACATCTCAAACTCTGTAGCTGGAGTTCCAACCGGGTTACCTGTATTTGAAACTAACTCAGTGCCAGGCGGTTCATCCCTGTCCAGCAAGGCTGTTCATTATAATAACCTGGCTGCTGCAAACTATGCTATTTCACCTCAATATACTCAGTCA ACCATGGGGCATAATGTGAGCAGGCTGGATCCTGCTAGAATTGGCACACCTTATCATCCCATGCAAGTTGGACCTGCTTACATTAGCCCTAGTCCTCAGCCT GTTACTGGTGGGAAATTTAATCATGTTGTTTATGTACACCCATTTTCTCAG GATGTAATGCATGGAGCACCTGTTATGCCCCAAGGATGGTCTCTTCCTGCACCATTGAACTCACATCAAGCTAGCCTCCAGAAGTTCCAAG GCACAGCCCCTGTATATGTAGCCCCACCTATCATGGCAACTGGGAACCTGCCATTGGTGGTACCAAGCCCTGCACCGCTTGTGCAGCCATTCCAGGCCGTTCGTCCCATCATGGTACCTGCTGCAAGCAGCATGGTTCCAGGCAAATACATGTAA